The Dethiosulfovibrio peptidovorans DSM 11002 genome has a window encoding:
- a CDS encoding V-type ATP synthase subunit I, with product MGVASVKKLELYAHNTVVDTVLATLQKLGCCEIVLPDGDEDGQKSPAVLADLDDKISEARYLLRILEPYYVDEISSIARSFGERPEFSLRHLASASESFEVKERAEEVRALERKLVEIRSDISQTDGYLTFLDELKDMPYPMSLMSAGTEVVSGVMGTIPVEKIDQWNRSILDALGEDIETYHVPFGPKDKETWGVMVGLRALESRALEIASGFGFSKIDVSKDLSLSPQEERRRLVEKRGRLLKEAEDLDVKMHRKAEELVPDVRRFSDYWAILADRARALEGGEYTDEVVLIRSWVPVEEEDELVKALSPVSDLTELRFYDPEESDMPPTMLQNPEWALPFETLTKLYGAPKYGGIDPTPLLAPFFFIFFGMCLGDGGYGLIMVGFFMAFLKKFKKMPSGTKQFFSLFVLSGIAATLVGALTGSWMGDMIDVVPFLRFLKPIKDIPVLLIPMNDPMAFLGISLVFGIVQIFFGMAVAMKDCLRKGDYMGAFADQLGWMVFLTGLLLLGASAKLPAISWLGKLVTAAGAITLVATQGRDKDGMIQKAISGLLSLYNVTAYLGDVLSYSRLLALGLATSAIAMIINMLAGLSSSIPYIGWLIAIVLFLGGHLFSVAVNVLGAFVHSLRLQYVEFFSKFYAGGGRLFEPLRYNTKYVAISEEGGEG from the coding sequence ATGGGCGTAGCTAGTGTCAAAAAGCTGGAGCTATACGCTCACAACACCGTGGTCGACACGGTTCTCGCCACGCTTCAGAAATTAGGGTGTTGTGAGATCGTCCTTCCCGATGGAGACGAGGATGGACAGAAGTCTCCGGCAGTTCTAGCGGATTTGGACGATAAGATCAGCGAAGCCCGATATCTCCTCAGGATACTGGAGCCCTATTATGTAGACGAGATCAGCTCTATAGCTAGATCCTTTGGGGAAAGGCCGGAGTTCTCACTTCGGCATCTGGCTTCCGCATCCGAGTCGTTCGAGGTCAAGGAGAGGGCGGAGGAAGTTCGCGCCCTGGAAAGAAAGCTCGTCGAAATTCGATCTGATATATCTCAGACGGACGGATATCTGACTTTTCTAGACGAATTGAAGGATATGCCTTATCCAATGAGCCTCATGTCCGCCGGAACCGAAGTAGTTTCCGGCGTCATGGGAACCATCCCAGTCGAAAAGATAGACCAATGGAATCGGTCCATTTTAGACGCTCTGGGAGAGGATATCGAGACCTATCACGTGCCGTTCGGCCCCAAGGATAAAGAGACCTGGGGCGTTATGGTGGGGCTTAGAGCCTTGGAATCGAGGGCTCTGGAGATAGCCAGTGGCTTCGGCTTTTCCAAGATCGATGTGTCAAAAGACCTGTCCCTATCTCCTCAGGAGGAGAGAAGACGCCTCGTCGAGAAGAGAGGGCGGCTTTTGAAAGAGGCCGAGGATCTGGACGTTAAGATGCATCGAAAGGCGGAGGAGTTGGTTCCGGACGTCAGAAGGTTCAGCGACTATTGGGCGATTCTCGCCGATCGTGCGAGGGCTCTGGAGGGCGGAGAGTACACCGACGAAGTCGTTTTAATCCGCTCCTGGGTTCCGGTAGAAGAAGAGGACGAACTGGTGAAGGCTCTTTCTCCTGTGTCCGATCTTACCGAACTTCGTTTTTACGATCCGGAGGAGTCCGACATGCCTCCGACTATGCTTCAAAATCCCGAGTGGGCTCTTCCGTTCGAGACCTTGACCAAGCTTTACGGAGCTCCCAAATACGGAGGTATAGATCCGACTCCTCTGTTGGCGCCGTTTTTCTTCATATTCTTTGGGATGTGTCTGGGAGACGGTGGGTACGGTCTCATCATGGTCGGTTTCTTTATGGCCTTCCTTAAAAAATTCAAAAAAATGCCCTCGGGAACCAAGCAATTCTTCTCTCTTTTCGTGCTGTCCGGCATCGCCGCCACCTTGGTAGGCGCCTTAACCGGAAGTTGGATGGGAGACATGATAGACGTAGTACCGTTCCTTCGTTTCCTTAAGCCCATCAAGGATATCCCGGTTCTCTTGATTCCCATGAACGATCCTATGGCCTTTTTGGGAATCTCTCTGGTTTTCGGCATAGTCCAAATATTCTTCGGGATGGCCGTCGCTATGAAGGATTGCCTGAGAAAAGGCGATTATATGGGTGCTTTCGCGGATCAACTCGGATGGATGGTCTTCCTTACCGGACTTCTTCTTTTAGGCGCTTCCGCGAAGTTGCCAGCGATTTCCTGGTTGGGAAAACTCGTCACCGCAGCAGGTGCGATAACCTTGGTGGCGACGCAGGGCAGAGATAAAGACGGCATGATCCAAAAGGCGATCTCGGGGCTCCTGAGCCTGTACAACGTGACAGCCTACCTGGGGGACGTCCTCAGTTACAGTCGTCTCCTGGCCTTGGGGCTGGCCACTTCGGCCATAGCTATGATAATAAACATGTTGGCCGGTCTTTCCTCGAGCATTCCTTACATAGGATGGCTGATAGCCATCGTGCTTTTCCTGGGAGGTCACCTTTTCAGCGTGGCAGTCAACGTCCTGGGAGCGTTCGTTCACTCTCTGCGTCTACAGTACGTGGAGTTCTTCAGTAAGTTCTACGCCGGAGGAGGTCGCCTTTTCGAACCTCTTCGGTATAACACGAAGTACGTCGCCATATCAGAAGAGGGCGGCGAAGGCTAG
- a CDS encoding V-type ATP synthase subunit K, translating to MEHLGVMLTILGAALAAGFAGAGSAIGVGIAGESGAGVMTEDPGKFGLVLLLQALPGTQGIYGLLIAFFAMLKAGLIGGEPTMAITWLNGLGVLFACLPIAIAGYFSGIAQGKTSASCIQMIAKRPEETGKAVILPAMVETYAVLALLVSILLLNGIS from the coding sequence ATGGAACATCTCGGTGTGATGCTGACGATTCTTGGTGCAGCTTTGGCCGCCGGTTTCGCCGGTGCTGGATCGGCTATCGGAGTTGGTATTGCCGGTGAATCCGGCGCTGGAGTCATGACGGAGGATCCCGGTAAATTCGGTTTGGTGCTTTTGCTTCAGGCCCTTCCGGGAACTCAGGGAATATACGGTCTTTTAATCGCTTTCTTTGCCATGCTCAAGGCTGGCCTCATCGGAGGAGAGCCCACGATGGCGATAACCTGGCTCAACGGGCTAGGTGTCCTTTTCGCCTGCCTTCCTATCGCCATAGCCGGGTATTTTTCCGGAATAGCCCAGGGAAAGACTTCCGCTTCTTGTATTCAGATGATCGCCAAGCGTCCGGAGGAAACCGGTAAAGCCGTTATCCTTCCCGCTATGGTCGAGACCTACGCCGTTCTTGCCCTTTTGGTGAGTATCCTCCTGCTCAACGGGATATCCTAG
- a CDS encoding V-type ATP synthase subunit E: MSLSDIKKKIEADARAEAGKILDKAREQAGEITAEVKREVESMKDSYESRFESEKPEILRRREIVAKLDVKKLELGAKQQLVDEVYKGSLEKLRALPAAKYLSFVESLLGKAIQTGDEEIVVGKGDKHLSETWLKGYNEKHKTNLTMSGEKAPITGGFILKRDKISENASFDMLVRWLRDDLEADVVKRLFSE; the protein is encoded by the coding sequence ATGTCTTTATCCGACATAAAGAAAAAAATTGAGGCTGACGCCAGAGCAGAGGCCGGAAAAATCCTGGATAAAGCTCGAGAACAGGCCGGAGAAATAACGGCCGAGGTAAAGCGAGAGGTGGAGTCGATGAAGGACTCCTATGAATCTCGATTCGAGAGCGAAAAACCGGAAATTTTGCGACGTCGCGAGATAGTGGCGAAGCTGGACGTCAAGAAGCTTGAACTCGGTGCCAAGCAGCAGCTCGTCGACGAGGTTTACAAGGGATCCCTGGAGAAACTCAGAGCCCTTCCCGCCGCTAAGTATCTTTCTTTCGTCGAATCCCTCTTGGGGAAAGCGATTCAGACAGGCGACGAGGAGATAGTAGTAGGAAAAGGGGACAAGCACCTCAGCGAGACTTGGCTCAAGGGATACAACGAAAAGCACAAGACCAATCTGACTATGTCGGGAGAAAAAGCTCCTATAACCGGAGGTTTTATACTCAAGAGGGATAAAATAAGCGAAAACGCTTCCTTCGATATGTTGGTCCGCTGGCTTCGGGACGATCTTGAGGCAGACGTTGTAAAACGGCTGTTCTCAGAGTAG
- a CDS encoding V-type ATPase subunit — protein MAPAERYGYSVARLRAMENRLLDEPLFQRLIECDGLDGAIKVLGETVYAPWIMEMKSNEEFDSAIEAELHLAYDEISRFTPDEELVQLCRLPYDFHNVKVLVKSLILSKEGGDRRFDLLTSLGTIDTDSLVMAVESEEYRLLPFGLHRTIPQVLTHWDQNHDMLAVECALDRSLFEAMSDLVGKLSMPQVDLWFKRRVDAENVRTLIRLSRAQVESSAAVDFLHKGGDISIDRLISTLAEPIDSWGRLLAFADVGTVFDYIQDSSDMETLLMVFDKILDDYVTDVLEEAKYGCFEPENVLRFSWLKELEAKNLRVILVSIANGADRDMVRRLMRRVG, from the coding sequence ATGGCCCCGGCGGAACGATATGGATATTCGGTCGCGCGTCTGAGGGCGATGGAGAATCGGTTACTCGACGAACCCCTCTTCCAGAGGCTTATCGAGTGTGACGGTCTGGACGGAGCCATAAAGGTACTTGGGGAGACCGTTTATGCCCCATGGATCATGGAGATGAAGTCCAACGAGGAGTTTGACTCGGCCATCGAGGCGGAACTTCATCTCGCTTACGATGAGATCAGCCGATTCACCCCGGACGAGGAGTTGGTTCAGCTTTGCCGACTGCCTTACGATTTTCACAACGTCAAGGTTCTGGTGAAGAGCCTGATCCTCTCCAAAGAAGGAGGAGATCGTCGCTTCGATCTCCTGACGTCTCTGGGGACCATCGACACCGATTCTTTGGTCATGGCAGTGGAGAGCGAGGAGTACCGTCTGTTGCCATTCGGCCTACATCGCACTATACCGCAGGTGTTGACTCATTGGGATCAGAATCACGATATGCTGGCGGTCGAGTGTGCCTTGGACAGGAGCCTCTTCGAGGCCATGTCCGATTTGGTCGGCAAGCTCTCGATGCCGCAGGTGGACCTTTGGTTCAAGAGGCGGGTAGATGCGGAGAACGTCCGTACTCTCATCAGGTTAAGTCGAGCCCAGGTGGAGTCCTCGGCAGCGGTGGACTTTCTACATAAAGGCGGGGATATATCGATAGACCGCCTTATATCCACTCTAGCAGAGCCGATCGATAGCTGGGGAAGGCTTCTGGCCTTCGCCGACGTCGGAACGGTCTTCGATTACATCCAGGATTCCTCCGATATGGAGACCCTCCTGATGGTGTTTGACAAAATTCTCGATGATTACGTAACCGACGTGCTAGAAGAGGCAAAGTATGGTTGCTTTGAGCCGGAAAACGTACTCCGTTTTTCCTGGTTGAAAGAGTTGGAAGCCAAAAACCTGAGGGTTATATTGGTTTCCATCGCCAACGGAGCCGATCGAGATATGGTGAGGAGGCTGATGCGTCGTGTCGGATAA
- a CDS encoding V-type ATP synthase subunit F gives MSDKSSRPMAAVGQYDTVLPFQAVGVKPFPVGEKSDEVKKLLERLARENYAVVFVEEALFIENKDLISELNQEYPASMIPIPGIRGSLNVGLSAIRGNVERAVGMDIFAEK, from the coding sequence GTGTCGGATAAAAGCTCTCGCCCTATGGCTGCGGTCGGACAATACGATACAGTATTGCCATTTCAGGCAGTAGGCGTAAAGCCCTTCCCTGTCGGAGAGAAATCCGATGAGGTCAAGAAACTTCTGGAACGACTGGCCAGAGAGAACTACGCAGTCGTCTTCGTTGAGGAGGCCCTCTTCATCGAGAATAAGGATCTCATCTCGGAGCTCAACCAGGAGTATCCCGCCAGCATGATCCCCATTCCAGGCATAAGAGGGTCCCTCAACGTCGGACTCTCCGCTATTCGCGGAAACGTGGAGCGAGCCGTGGGAATGGATATCTTTGCTGAAAAATAG
- a CDS encoding V-type ATP synthase subunit A, which produces MATDKVIKGSIERISGPLVVAKGMIGASMYDVVRIGEIGLVGEIIELKDEYASIQAYEETSGLKPGEPVVSTGEPLSVELGPGLIEQFYDGVQRPLKSIEDAAQSPYIAKGIDVPALDHSRKWDFEPRLKEGDQVSQGDVLGIVQETVLVEHRIMVPIGISGKIKKISKGSFTVDDVVAVIESDDKEKHEVRMAQKWPVRKTRPVAKRLPPVTPLTTGQRVVDTFFPIAKGGTACVPGPFGSGKTVIQHQLAKWAEAQIVVYIGCGERGNEMTDVLLEFPHLEDPRSGEPLMKRTVLIANTSNMPVAAREASVYTGITMAEYYRDMGYSVALMADSTSRWAEALREMSGRLEEMPGEEGYPAYLGTRLASFYERAGRAICYGREGAEGSVSVIGAVSPPGGDLSEPVTQNTLRVTKVFWGLDAQLAYQRHFPAINWLQSYSLYTNKLDEYWDGEFDDEWSHTRVEAMGLLEEEDKLREIVRLVGIDALSRNERMILETAKSLREDFLHQNAFHETDTYTSMKKQFKMLATIIKFHHYGTEALKNGAPMNELFNLPVREKIARMGLVAEDSLQQIDDLENVMKEEIAKLVPTGGESNVA; this is translated from the coding sequence GTGGCCACGGATAAGGTCATAAAAGGCAGCATAGAAAGAATATCCGGACCCCTTGTAGTCGCTAAGGGAATGATCGGTGCCAGCATGTACGACGTGGTCCGTATCGGGGAAATAGGTCTTGTCGGCGAAATCATTGAGCTGAAGGACGAATATGCCTCGATTCAGGCCTACGAGGAGACGTCGGGGCTAAAACCCGGCGAACCAGTCGTAAGCACCGGAGAACCCCTTAGCGTCGAGCTTGGGCCCGGACTGATAGAGCAGTTTTACGATGGCGTTCAGAGACCTCTTAAGAGCATCGAGGACGCCGCTCAGAGTCCCTATATAGCGAAGGGAATCGACGTTCCCGCCCTGGACCACTCGAGAAAGTGGGATTTCGAGCCACGTCTTAAGGAAGGGGATCAGGTCTCCCAGGGAGATGTTCTAGGAATCGTACAGGAGACAGTGCTGGTCGAACATCGCATAATGGTACCTATCGGTATATCCGGAAAAATAAAGAAGATATCGAAGGGAAGCTTTACCGTCGACGACGTGGTCGCAGTAATAGAGAGCGACGACAAGGAGAAGCACGAGGTCAGGATGGCCCAGAAATGGCCTGTCCGTAAAACCCGTCCGGTAGCGAAGAGGCTTCCTCCCGTTACGCCCTTGACCACCGGTCAGAGGGTAGTCGACACCTTCTTCCCCATAGCCAAAGGAGGAACGGCCTGTGTGCCCGGTCCCTTCGGCTCCGGGAAGACTGTTATACAGCACCAGCTGGCCAAGTGGGCGGAGGCTCAGATAGTCGTATACATCGGCTGTGGAGAAAGAGGAAATGAGATGACCGACGTTCTCCTCGAGTTCCCCCATCTGGAGGACCCCAGATCGGGAGAGCCTCTGATGAAGAGGACGGTTCTCATAGCCAATACATCCAACATGCCCGTCGCGGCACGAGAGGCTAGCGTATACACCGGAATAACCATGGCTGAGTACTACAGGGATATGGGCTACTCGGTAGCTTTGATGGCCGACTCCACGAGCCGTTGGGCAGAGGCCCTCAGGGAGATGTCCGGACGACTTGAAGAGATGCCAGGAGAGGAAGGTTACCCTGCATATCTGGGGACCCGACTGGCGTCCTTCTATGAGAGGGCTGGACGGGCTATCTGTTACGGCAGAGAGGGCGCCGAGGGATCGGTATCGGTCATCGGGGCAGTGTCCCCTCCCGGAGGAGACCTCTCCGAGCCTGTAACCCAGAATACCCTTCGAGTTACAAAGGTCTTTTGGGGACTGGACGCCCAGTTGGCCTATCAGCGTCACTTCCCGGCCATTAACTGGCTCCAGAGTTACTCTCTCTACACCAACAAGCTGGACGAGTACTGGGACGGAGAGTTCGACGACGAGTGGTCCCACACCAGGGTCGAGGCCATGGGACTGCTTGAGGAGGAGGACAAGCTTCGAGAGATAGTGAGGTTGGTCGGGATAGATGCCCTCTCCAGAAACGAGAGGATGATACTCGAGACGGCCAAGTCTCTCAGGGAGGATTTTCTACACCAGAACGCCTTCCACGAGACCGATACCTATACGTCGATGAAGAAGCAGTTCAAGATGCTTGCGACGATCATAAAATTCCATCATTACGGAACCGAGGCGCTGAAAAACGGTGCTCCCATGAACGAGCTTTTCAACCTCCCTGTCAGGGAGAAAATAGCCAGGATGGGACTCGTCGCCGAGGACTCGCTTCAGCAGATCGACGACCTTGAGAACGTCATGAAGGAAGAGATCGCCAAACTGGTTCCGACGGGAGGCGAATCCAATGTTGCCTAG
- a CDS encoding V-type ATP synthase subunit B: MLPREYKTISSLQGPLLVVEKVQDVKYDELVEIELSNGENRRGRVLEIDSNRALVQVFEGTDGIDIEDTKVRFVGKVLTLPVSEDMLGRVFNGRGEPIDGGAHIIADKNIDVNGLPINPFSRDYPEEFIQTGISTIDGMNPMVRGQKLPIFSGAGLPHNRMAAQLARQANVISGHEAFAVVFAAMGITFEEASFFMEDFRRTGALERTVMYVNLADDPAIERITTPRLALTAAEYLAFEKNMHVLVILTDLTNYCEALREISAARKEVPGRRGYPGYLYTDLATMYERAGKIKGRSGSITQVPILTMPENDKTHPIPDLTGYITEGQIILSPNLHRKGIYPPVDVMPSLSRLKDKGIGKGKTREDHADLMNQLFAAYARGKEAKELAVILGEGALSEDDKAFASFADRFEDEYVRQGEYKNRTVEETLQLGWELLTMVPVKELKRVHDEYIERYLLPLKEGQKSAEEVKA; encoded by the coding sequence ATGTTGCCTAGAGAATATAAGACCATCAGCAGCCTTCAGGGACCGCTACTCGTGGTCGAGAAGGTCCAAGACGTCAAATACGACGAGTTGGTCGAAATCGAGCTTTCCAACGGCGAAAACCGCCGGGGAAGGGTCCTGGAGATAGACTCCAACAGAGCGCTGGTACAGGTCTTCGAGGGAACCGACGGTATAGATATAGAGGATACCAAGGTCCGATTCGTCGGGAAGGTCCTAACTTTACCGGTCAGCGAAGACATGTTGGGACGGGTCTTCAACGGCAGGGGAGAGCCCATAGACGGAGGGGCTCACATAATCGCCGACAAAAATATCGACGTCAACGGACTGCCTATCAACCCCTTTTCCCGAGATTATCCGGAGGAGTTCATCCAGACCGGCATATCCACCATCGACGGTATGAATCCCATGGTTAGAGGTCAGAAGCTGCCCATCTTCTCAGGAGCTGGGCTTCCCCACAACAGGATGGCAGCCCAGCTGGCTCGTCAGGCGAACGTAATCAGCGGTCACGAGGCCTTCGCCGTCGTATTTGCCGCCATGGGTATAACCTTCGAGGAGGCCTCCTTCTTCATGGAGGACTTCAGGAGAACCGGTGCTCTGGAGCGTACCGTAATGTACGTCAACCTGGCCGACGATCCGGCTATCGAGCGAATAACCACTCCCCGTCTGGCTTTGACCGCGGCGGAGTATCTCGCTTTCGAGAAGAATATGCATGTCTTGGTCATCCTTACCGACCTCACCAACTACTGCGAGGCCCTTCGTGAGATCTCGGCGGCTAGAAAAGAAGTCCCGGGCAGACGTGGTTACCCCGGTTATCTCTACACCGACCTCGCCACTATGTATGAGCGGGCCGGTAAGATAAAGGGCCGCAGCGGATCCATAACCCAGGTTCCCATACTTACCATGCCGGAAAACGACAAGACCCACCCGATTCCGGACCTTACGGGTTATATCACAGAGGGTCAGATAATCCTCAGTCCCAACCTTCACCGTAAGGGTATATATCCCCCGGTGGACGTCATGCCTTCGCTGTCCAGACTCAAGGACAAAGGTATCGGCAAGGGAAAGACCAGAGAGGATCACGCCGACCTGATGAACCAGCTCTTTGCTGCCTACGCCAGGGGCAAGGAGGCCAAGGAGTTGGCCGTCATATTGGGAGAGGGTGCCCTGTCCGAAGACGACAAGGCTTTCGCCTCTTTCGCCGACCGTTTCGAGGACGAGTACGTCCGTCAGGGAGAGTACAAAAACCGAACGGTGGAGGAAACCCTCCAGCTTGGCTGGGAGCTCCTTACCATGGTCCCTGTCAAGGAGCTCAAGCGTGTCCACGACGAGTATATAGAGAGGTATCTGCTGCCTCTCAAAGAGGGTCAGAAGTCCGCAGAAGAAGTCAAGGCTTAG
- a CDS encoding V-type ATP synthase subunit D — MARLNVNPNRMELSRLKKNLVVAKRGHKLLKDKQDALIKAFLEKARKVKEQREAVEEELRRCYESFLLARAQTLPAMLEQALMIPGAKCRISVEHRNVMSVVVPEYGIDQEGKALNYGFATTLGSLDVALERFSSIMPKLIELAAEEKAIALMSTEIEKTRRRVNALEHVLIPATIETIKYITMKLEEQERSTLSRIMKIKDIVRSH, encoded by the coding sequence ATGGCTCGTCTGAACGTCAACCCGAACCGAATGGAGCTATCCAGGCTCAAGAAGAACCTGGTGGTGGCCAAGAGGGGCCACAAACTCCTGAAGGACAAACAGGACGCCCTGATAAAGGCCTTTCTGGAAAAGGCTCGCAAGGTCAAGGAGCAACGCGAAGCGGTGGAGGAAGAGCTCCGTAGATGTTACGAGAGCTTCCTCCTCGCCAGAGCTCAGACCTTGCCCGCCATGTTGGAACAGGCACTTATGATTCCCGGGGCGAAGTGCCGTATCTCCGTGGAACATCGCAACGTTATGAGCGTGGTGGTCCCTGAATACGGTATAGACCAGGAAGGCAAGGCTCTCAACTACGGTTTTGCAACAACCCTGGGCAGTCTCGACGTCGCTCTCGAGCGTTTTTCTTCCATAATGCCGAAACTCATAGAGCTTGCGGCGGAGGAAAAGGCCATAGCTCTCATGTCGACCGAGATAGAGAAGACCCGAAGAAGGGTCAACGCGTTGGAGCACGTCCTGATTCCGGCTACAATAGAGACCATAAAGTACATCACCATGAAGCTGGAGGAACAGGAGCGATCGACTCTCAGCCGTATAATGAAGATCAAGGATATCGTCAGATCTCACTAA
- a CDS encoding CheR family methyltransferase, whose amino-acid sequence MVANEKDYDSPEYTRFKQQVQKLTGLDLNSYKNQIHRRAHMLMSRWNLTDYDQYFTMINKNEDKLRDFLDYLTINVSEFLRNPPRWWDLKDHVIPDLIKTKGNKKLRFWSAGSATGEEPYSLAMLSSECGLSSTTPVHARDIDAGAIAIAQKGIYHKRQLVNVPPDWITKYFKAVDEQTYQVKDDLKKRVDFARLNLVEDRFEKDYDLILCRNVVIYFRPETKAVLYQKFFDALRPGGYLLVGSTEQIFEYKSYGFEAAKPFLYKKPLK is encoded by the coding sequence TTGGTCGCTAACGAGAAGGATTACGATTCGCCAGAATACACGCGTTTTAAACAACAGGTTCAAAAACTAACTGGTCTAGATTTAAATTCATATAAGAACCAAATACATCGTCGTGCTCATATGCTCATGAGCCGATGGAATTTGACCGATTACGACCAGTACTTTACTATGATCAACAAAAATGAGGATAAACTGAGGGATTTTCTCGATTATCTAACGATAAATGTGTCGGAGTTCCTAAGAAATCCTCCACGATGGTGGGATTTGAAAGATCATGTAATTCCCGATCTCATCAAGACCAAAGGCAATAAAAAACTTCGTTTTTGGAGTGCCGGATCTGCAACCGGAGAGGAACCCTATTCTCTGGCGATGTTGTCCAGCGAATGCGGGCTATCCTCCACTACCCCGGTCCATGCGAGAGACATCGATGCCGGCGCAATCGCCATAGCCCAAAAAGGGATCTATCACAAGAGACAGCTGGTAAACGTTCCTCCAGATTGGATAACCAAGTACTTCAAGGCCGTAGACGAGCAAACCTATCAGGTTAAGGACGATCTCAAAAAGAGAGTCGATTTCGCCAGATTGAACCTAGTAGAGGATAGGTTCGAAAAAGACTACGACCTTATACTGTGCAGGAACGTGGTTATATACTTCAGACCGGAGACGAAGGCGGTCCTTTATCAGAAGTTTTTCGATGCACTCAGACCGGGAGGGTATCTTCTAGTGGGATCGACGGAACAGATTTTCGAGTATAAATCCTACGGATTCGAGGCTGCAAAGCCCTTTCTTTACAAAAAACCCCTCAAATAG
- the mraZ gene encoding division/cell wall cluster transcriptional repressor MraZ codes for MFLGSYDHKIDDKGRMILPSRFRNVLGSPIVCTVGIERCMAVYPLDSWQTFVARFDELPFSKEKSRNFKRVLFSMADEITPDKTGRILISPSLRCYGELKEDVSVIGVEDHIEIWDRARWNDRRSTLLGDLGKMIEEVMQ; via the coding sequence ATGTTCTTGGGGAGTTACGATCATAAAATAGACGATAAGGGACGGATGATCCTTCCTTCCCGTTTTCGGAATGTCCTCGGATCTCCCATTGTATGTACCGTAGGAATAGAAAGATGCATGGCAGTATATCCACTTGATAGCTGGCAGACTTTCGTAGCTCGCTTCGATGAACTGCCCTTTTCTAAAGAAAAATCCAGAAATTTCAAGAGAGTCCTTTTTTCCATGGCCGACGAAATCACACCGGATAAAACCGGGCGTATTCTCATCTCGCCCTCTCTTCGTTGCTACGGAGAATTGAAAGAGGATGTTTCGGTTATAGGGGTCGAGGACCACATAGAGATATGGGATCGTGCCCGTTGGAACGACAGAAGGTCTACCTTGCTTGGAGATCTGGGAAAGATGATCGAGGAAGTGATGCAGTGA
- the rsmH gene encoding 16S rRNA (cytosine(1402)-N(4))-methyltransferase RsmH, protein MKVEHVPVMLEEVLEYLKKTGSSGPIVDATLGLGGYSEAILARIEGVNVFGIDRDPQALTMASERLSPFGKRFIPIKGNFSDLKGLLEDIDGIPVGGVVFDLGVSNMQISLPERGFSFRENGPLDMRMNHEDGGESAADMVRELTAPELSEIFRKYGEERFAWPIAKSIVRYREKSGPIEDTDTLVEVIRKALPAPVMRKAKGHPARKVFQALRIAVNKEMDALDEGLNSALEVISPGGVVVVVSYHSLEDRIVKWKFRGWKDQGEGTILTKKALVPSDLEIENNTKSRSAKLRAFAKGQTYTGGLSCFSKINSEKTVIDLTTSVSEGKKSR, encoded by the coding sequence GTGAAGGTTGAACATGTTCCAGTTATGTTGGAGGAAGTACTTGAGTATCTTAAAAAAACGGGCTCCTCAGGTCCTATAGTAGATGCCACCTTAGGTTTGGGCGGGTACTCGGAAGCGATCTTGGCTCGTATAGAAGGAGTAAATGTCTTCGGAATAGATAGAGACCCCCAGGCTTTGACCATGGCCTCGGAAAGGCTGAGTCCATTCGGAAAGAGGTTCATTCCCATAAAGGGTAATTTCTCCGATCTAAAGGGATTGCTCGAAGATATAGATGGTATCCCAGTGGGAGGAGTCGTCTTCGATTTAGGGGTCTCCAATATGCAGATATCCCTACCGGAAAGGGGCTTTTCCTTCAGAGAAAACGGGCCTTTGGATATGAGGATGAACCACGAAGATGGAGGCGAAAGCGCAGCCGATATGGTCAGAGAACTGACCGCCCCCGAGCTAAGCGAGATTTTTAGAAAATACGGAGAGGAACGATTTGCCTGGCCGATCGCCAAGTCCATAGTCCGTTATCGTGAAAAGAGCGGTCCTATAGAGGACACGGATACATTGGTAGAGGTTATACGTAAGGCTCTTCCAGCTCCGGTTATGAGAAAGGCCAAAGGGCACCCTGCCAGGAAGGTCTTTCAAGCTCTTAGAATTGCTGTAAACAAGGAGATGGATGCCTTGGACGAGGGACTAAACTCCGCTCTAGAGGTCATATCTCCTGGTGGGGTGGTGGTGGTAGTGTCATATCACTCCCTTGAGGACAGAATCGTCAAATGGAAATTCAGAGGATGGAAGGATCAGGGAGAAGGAACTATTCTGACTAAAAAGGCCCTGGTTCCCTCGGATCTTGAGATAGAGAACAATACCAAATCCAGAAGCGCTAAGCTTAGAGCTTTCGCCAAAGGACAGACGTACACAGGAGGGCTGTCGTGCTTTTCAAAGATAAACTCAGAGAAGACCGTTATCGATCTGACGACGTCCGTGTCAGAAGGAAAAAAATCAAGATAA